Proteins encoded within one genomic window of bacterium:
- a CDS encoding HAMP domain-containing sensor histidine kinase, whose protein sequence is MLFGKRRRESQLLETFRTYSQELSSILNLKDLLKNLVRTLSEIAEVRNASILLLETPIKAFVVRESRGGEPLISQFQAKDPFIQYLSRSLKPITKHHLLEDRRLIDVKESGIHFLTALNAEAVFPMNAENKFIGLLALGARRENEPYSDETLDLLGVLVAMAAISIDNAILYESLSRQNLEFSEIAKLKTQFVSTISHELSTPLNGILGLTEALLEGEQNANLNDDQRRYLEMIQSAGRELSEVVSHILDFTRVQSKKAPAEIRKVDLSKALLEVTAGIEDALREKRIQLEVSLDAASMVYGDEAQIRQVFACLLENALKFSREGASHSIGILSSRVGDMLRVCVRDEGIGIEEKDQHFIFEEFRQADGDLTREFGGTGLGLAIAKHIVERHGGRIWVESKKGEGAQFYFTLPLKPALVDAREVDTHRQEISS, encoded by the coding sequence ATGCTTTTCGGTAAACGGCGGCGAGAAAGCCAGCTTTTGGAGACCTTTCGGACTTACTCCCAAGAGCTCAGCTCGATTTTAAATCTCAAGGATTTGTTGAAGAACCTGGTTCGGACTTTGAGCGAGATCGCCGAGGTCCGAAACGCCTCGATCCTCTTGCTCGAAACTCCGATCAAGGCCTTCGTGGTCCGCGAGAGCCGGGGCGGAGAGCCCTTGATCTCCCAGTTTCAAGCCAAGGATCCCTTCATCCAATACTTGAGCCGTTCGCTGAAGCCGATTACCAAGCACCATTTGCTCGAAGATCGGCGCTTGATCGACGTGAAGGAGTCGGGGATCCACTTCCTGACCGCCCTCAATGCCGAGGCCGTTTTCCCGATGAACGCCGAGAACAAGTTCATTGGACTTTTGGCTTTGGGGGCCCGGCGGGAAAACGAACCCTATTCCGATGAGACTTTGGATCTGCTCGGGGTCTTGGTGGCCATGGCCGCGATCTCCATCGACAACGCGATTCTGTACGAATCGCTTTCCCGCCAGAACCTGGAGTTCTCCGAAATCGCCAAGCTTAAGACCCAATTCGTCAGCACCATTTCTCATGAGCTCAGCACCCCTTTGAACGGGATCCTCGGGCTGACCGAGGCCCTGCTCGAAGGCGAACAAAACGCCAATCTCAATGACGATCAGCGCCGTTATTTGGAAATGATCCAGTCCGCCGGCCGAGAGCTCTCCGAGGTGGTGAGTCATATTTTGGATTTCACCCGGGTCCAGAGCAAGAAGGCGCCGGCCGAGATCCGGAAGGTCGACCTCAGCAAAGCCCTGCTCGAGGTCACCGCCGGGATCGAGGACGCCCTCCGTGAGAAACGGATCCAGCTCGAGGTCAGCCTTGACGCCGCTTCCATGGTTTACGGCGATGAGGCCCAAATACGCCAAGTCTTCGCTTGTCTCCTCGAAAATGCCTTGAAGTTTTCCCGGGAGGGGGCTTCCCATTCGATTGGCATCCTCAGCTCCAGGGTCGGAGATATGCTGCGGGTCTGCGTTCGCGACGAAGGCATCGGCATCGAGGAGAAGGACCAACACTTCATTTTCGAAGAGTTCCGCCAGGCCGACGGCGATCTGACCCGGGAATTCGGCGGGACCGGCCTGGGCTTGGCCATTGCCAAGCACATCGTCGAGCGGCATGGCGGCCGGATTTGGGTCGAGTCGAAGAAGGGGGAAGGGGCCCAATTCTACTTCACCTTGCCGCTGAAGCCGGCCCTCGTCGATGCCCGCGAAGTCGACACCCACCGCCAAGAGATTTCCTCCTAA